A portion of the Scleropages formosus chromosome 15, fSclFor1.1, whole genome shotgun sequence genome contains these proteins:
- the paplna gene encoding papilin isoform X1 has product MILLTLAVLQLLPCLAVLVPSADYWEDWEAWGECSRSCGSGVTMRTRRCITYRNDGGNSCVGPAKSYRSCNIQDCPEGSRDFREEQCAQFDGMDFQGKRYKWLPYYRAENPCELNCIPQGESFFYRHHPAVVDGTPCYPGRRDICVDGVCKRLGCDNILESPQEEDPCLQCGGNGQSCHLVQGTFAMRNVPSGYNQMFIIPVGATTIRIREMVPTRNYLAVKNLRGEYYLNGDWVIDYSRAAPIAGTTLYYQRGAEGDMAPESITGRGPTTEPLVIELISQEENQGVEYEYYISQSRAREGYFWSYGSWSECSKDCGSGYQSRLVFCAIDNEAYPDYLCSTLPRPLSNRTCNVQPCPQTRRMAYVYQPQIWRPLERSRVLVYSWKMGEWSACSAPCGGGSQTRSVQCISHEGIGSRVVEDSICASYSSQPVSQQSCNLQPCPRYSVTRWSQCSVTCGTGEQTREVTCVGAGSLRLQEYSCSGLLLPQRVQPCQMPACPLQIAWHIGDWGLCSVSCGSGLRERQVICSDKERNLYGPERCAPHPKPVTVEVCNPQSCFSPQLVPSKQDPRGYDNTLHGFRPFLPDDTTTVYWQEHGETWTSTLSDPQSRILHCSQSSYGCCPDGHTHARGSNGQGCPQNDCTQSRYGCCQDGVTAAQGHNKEGCAEYGVILGVQEYNPAPVEPSDECRSATYGCCHDGVTLASGPNGEGCRIPPMSALQPGCFLPHTAGPCSEWMSRYYYSQSAGKCVHFWYGGCHGNRNNFLSKEDCEKECHSVVRGQPRPVQVVQRRQPAHSRVRDMRRVFTVSHGGQGSSAATQAHRVEHHTRHPVENTIQHTYPTESLGVSIDKSDPSTVEGRVGQTVVLPCRVSPPPSSTVVVEWRKDGVAVPAARHQQQPNGSLLVGPLTLQDSGWLLCVATRRRERDHRYIYLSVSEGSSEMVQRPSVNQDEGHLSKVNQPSISHTPGKNSHRFSVDRSGSSAVQGRAGHAVTLPCTVTPPSATKFVSVEWTRNGRSLSSRRHTQNSDGSLSIRQLSSEDSGVYTCTASSQYHTDQRQLQLKVQGDLKITTAPNNIQVTQGGTAQLPCVVTGDNVSVGWSRNGVPVRPDGHRVQVSPDGSLILNNVQPSDEGSYTCNAYTGTYSVSASAEVRVGKGPRSGTSGSASNFTSPLCCLCTRLPSLFLLVLVLCCSCVSCDRSELGARESVSAECADQPELANCDLIVYARLCTNEYYSSFCCASCARHARA; this is encoded by the exons GTGCCCAGTGCTGACTACTGGGAGGACTGGGAGGCATGGGGGGAGTGCAGCCGCAGCTGTGGAAGTGGTGTGACTATGAGGACACGACGATGCATCACATACAG GAATGATGGGGGAAATAGCTGTGTTGGACCTGCTAAGTCTTACCGATCTTGCAATATTCag GACTGTCCTGAAGGATCCAGGGACTTCAGGGAAGAACAGTGTGCGCAGTTTGATGGAATGGACTTCCAGGGAAAGCGCTACAAGTGGCTGCCGTACTATCGAG CCGAGAACCCATGTGAACTCAACTGCATCCCCCAAGGAGAGAGCTTTTTCTACCGCCATCATCCGGCAGTGGTGGACGGCACGCCTTGCTATCCTGGGCGCAGAGACATCTGTGTGGATGGAGTTTGCAAG CGGCTGGGGTGCGACAATATTCTGGAGTCTCCCCAGGAGGAGGACCCATGCCTGCAGTGCGGAGGGAATGGGCAGTCTTGCCATCTGGTCCAGGGCACTTTTGCTATGCGTAATGTACCCTCAG GATACAACCAGATGTTTATCATTCCTGTGGGAGCAACAACCATACGCATCCGAGAAATGGTGCCCACACGCAACTACTTGG CTGTCAAGAACCTACGGGGAGAGTACTACCTGAATGGGGACTGGGTGATTGATTATTCCCGGGCGGCACCCATCGCCGGCACCACGTTGTACTACCAGAGAGGTGCGGAGGGGGACATGGCCCCTGAAAGCATCACGGGCCGAGGTCCTACAACTGAGCCTCTTGTTATTGAG CTTATCAGTCAGGAGGAGAACCAGGGTGTAGAATATGAATACTACATATCCCAGAGCCGGGCCAGAGAAGGTTATTTCTGGAGCTATGGTTCCTGGTCAGAATGCAGCAAGGACTGTGGATCAG GCTACCAGTCCCGCCTAGTGTTCTGTGCGATAGATAATGAAGCCTACCCAGATTACTTGTGCTCCACCCTGCCACGCCCTCTTAGTAACCGCACCTGCAATGTGCAGCCATGTCCTCAGACTCGCAG GATGGCGTACGTGTACCAGCCACAAATATGGAGGCCTTTGGAAAGGTCCAGAGTGCTCGTGTACAG CTGGAAGATGGGGGAGTGGAGTGCCTGCTCTGCTCCGTGTGGGGGTGGCTCTCAGACGCGCAGCGTTCAGTGCATTTCCCACGAAGGAATTGGATCCCGCGTGGTTGAGGACTCCATCTGTGCATCCTACTCATCACAGCCTGTCAGCCAGCAGTCGTGTAACCTTCAGCCCTGTCCTAGGTATAGCGTCACCCGCTGGAGCCAG TGCTCGGTGACCTGTGGGACAGGCGAGCAGACGCGCGAGGTCACGTGCGTAGGGGCGGGGAGCCTGCGGCTTCAGGAGTACTCGTGCAGCGGCCTGCTCCTCCCACAACGCGTCCAGCCCTGTCAGATGCCTGCTTGCCCACTCCAGATTGCCTGGCACATTGGCGACTGGGGCCTG TGCTCTGTGAGCTGTGGTTCGGGGCTTCGTGAAAGGCAGGTGATATGTTCGGACAAAGAGCGGAACCTATACGGGCCAGAGCGGTGCGCGCCCCATCCCAAACCTGTCACAGTGGAGGTGTGCAACCCGCAGTCTTGCTTCAGCCCTCAGC TGGTTCCCAGTAAGCAGGACCCTAGAGGATACGATAATACCTTACATGGCTTCCGCCCTTTCCTCCCCGATGACACCACAACAG TCTACTGGCAGGAGCACGGGGAGACGTGGACAAGCACCTTGTCTGACCCTCAGAGCAGAATCTTACACTGCTCCCAGTCATCTTATGGCTGCTGCCCTGATGGCCACACACATGCAAGGGGCTCTAATGGGCAGGGCTGCCCTCAGAATGACTGCACACAGAGCAG GTATGGCTGCTGTCAGGATGGTGTGACAGCGGCTCAGGGTCACAACAAGGAAGGGTGTGCAGAGTATGGTGTGATCCTAGGGGTGCAG GAGTACAACCCAGCTCCTGTAGAGCCCAGCGATGAGTGCCGTTCTGCTACGTATGGGTGTTGCCATGATGGGGTTACCCTGGCTTCTGGACCCAATGGAGAGGGCTGTCGGATCCCCCCTATGAGTG CTCTACAGCCTGGCTGCTTCTTGCCTCACACTGCCGGTCCTTGCAGTGAATGGATGTCGCGTTATTACTACAGCCAGTCCGCTGGCAAGTGTGTTCACTTCTGGTACGGGggctgccatggcaaccgcaACAACTTCCTGAGCAAGGAAGATTGTGAAAAGGAGTGTCACAGCGTGGTGCGAGGCCAGCCACGGCCCGTCCAGGTGGTGCAGAGGAGGCAGCCGGCGCACAGCCGGGTGCGGGACATGAGGAGAGTGTTTACCGTGAGCCACGGTGGACAGGGATCCAGCGCAGCTACCCAGGCTCACAGAGTGGAGCACCACACACGGCATCCTGTCGAAAACACGATCCAGCACACCTACCCCACAGAGAG CCTTGGTGTGAGCATTGATAAGTCAGACCCCTCCACGGTGGAGGGTCGTGTGGGACAGACTGTGGTGCTGCCCTGCCGGGTGAGCCCACCCCCTTCCTCCACTGTTGTAGTGGAATGGAGAAAAGATGGGGTTGCTGTTCCTGCTGCCAG GCATCAGCAGCAGCCCAACGGCTCTCTGCTCGTTGGGCCTCTTACTCTGCAAGACTCAGGCTGGCTGCTGTGTGTGGCCACAAGGAGGCGTGAAAGAGACCACCGATATATATACCTGTCCGTGTCAG agGGATCCTCAGAGATGGTCCAGCGCCCCTCCGTTAATCAAGATGAGGGTCACTTGTCAAAGGTCAATCAGCCATCTATCAGTCACACGCCAGGAAAGAACTCCCACAG GTTCAGCGTCGATCGGTCAGGCTCCTCCGCGGTGCAGGGCCGGGCGGGGCACGCGGTCACACTTCCTTGCACGGTCACTCCTCCGTCTGCCACCAAATTTGTCAGCGTCGAATGGACCAGAAACGGACGCTCGCTCTCCTCTCGCAG acacacccagaatTCAGATGGGTCGTTGAGTATTAGACAGCTGAGCTCGGAAGATTCTGGTGTCTATACCTGCACCGCCTCTAGTCAGTACCATACAGACCAGCGACAGCTTCAACTCAAAGTGCAAG GAGACCTGAAGATCACTACAGCTCCAAATAATATCCAGGTGACccagggtggcacagcacagCTACCTTGTGTGGTCACTGGGGACAATGTCAGTGTTGGGTGGTCAAG GAACGGTGTTCCAGTGCGTCCAGATGGTCACCGCGTCCAGGTGTCGCCTGACGGCAGTCTGATCTTGAACAACGTGCAACCCTCGGACGAGGGCTCGTACACCTGCAACGCCTACACAGGGACCTACTCCGTGAGCGCCTCGGCGGAGGTGCGCGTCGGCAAGGGCCCGCGGTCGGGTACGAGCGGCTCTGCCTCTAACTTCACTTCCCCGCTCTGCTGTCTTTGCACTCGCCTTCCATCCCTCTTTCTGCTAGTCTTGGTCTTGTGCTGCAGTTGCGTTTCATGCGATCGTTCAG AGCTCGGAGCAAGGGAGAGCGTCTCCGCGGAGTGTGCGGACCAGCCGGAGCTGGCCAACTGTGACCTGATCGTGTACGCTCGCCTGTGCACCAATGAGTACTACTCCAGCTTCTGCTGTGCCAGCTGTGCTCGCCACGCCCGGGCCTAG
- the paplna gene encoding papilin isoform X3, whose protein sequence is MILLTLAVLQLLPCLAVLVPSADYWEDWEAWGECSRSCGSGVTMRTRRCITYRNDGGNSCVGPAKSYRSCNIQDCPEGSRDFREEQCAQFDGMDFQGKRYKWLPYYRAENPCELNCIPQGESFFYRHHPAVVDGTPCYPGRRDICVDGVCKRLGCDNILESPQEEDPCLQCGGNGQSCHLVQGTFAMRNVPSGYNQMFIIPVGATTIRIREMVPTRNYLAVKNLRGEYYLNGDWVIDYSRAAPIAGTTLYYQRGAEGDMAPESITGRGPTTEPLVIELISQEENQGVEYEYYISQSRAREGYFWSYGSWSECSKDCGSGYQSRLVFCAIDNEAYPDYLCSTLPRPLSNRTCNVQPCPQTRRMAYVYQPQIWRPLERSRVLVYSWKMGEWSACSAPCGGGSQTRSVQCISHEGIGSRVVEDSICASYSSQPVSQQSCNLQPCPRYSVTRWSQCSVTCGTGEQTREVTCVGAGSLRLQEYSCSGLLLPQRVQPCQMPACPLQIAWHIGDWGLCSVSCGSGLRERQVICSDKERNLYGPERCAPHPKPVTVEVCNPQSCFSPQLVPSKQDPRGYDNTLHGFRPFLPDDTTTVYWQEHGETWTSTLSDPQSRILHCSQSSYGCCPDGHTHARGSNGQGCPQNDCTQSRYGCCQDGVTAAQGHNKEGCAEYGVILGVQEYNPAPVEPSDECRSATYGCCHDGVTLASGPNGEGCRIPPMSALQPGCFLPHTAGPCSEWMSRYYYSQSAGKCVHFWYGGCHGNRNNFLSKEDCEKECHSVVRGQPRPVQVVQRRQPAHSRVRDMRRVFTVSHGGQGSSAATQAHRVEHHTRHPVENTIQHTYPTESLGVSIDKSDPSTVEGRVGQTVVLPCRVSPPPSSTVVVEWRKDGVAVPAARHQQQPNGSLLVGPLTLQDSGWLLCVATRRRERDHRYIYLSVSEGSSEMVQRPSVNQDEGHLSKVNQPSISHTPGKNSHRFSVDRSGSSAVQGRAGHAVTLPCTVTPPSATKFVSVEWTRNGRSLSSRRHTQNSDGSLSIRQLSSEDSGVYTCTASSQYHTDQRQLQLKVQGDLKITTAPNNIQVTQGGTAQLPCVVTGDNVSVGWSRNGVPVRPDGHRVQVSPDGSLILNNVQPSDEGSYTCNAYTGTYSVSASAEVRVGKGPRSELGARESVSAECADQPELANCDLIVYARLCTNEYYSSFCCASCARHARA, encoded by the exons GTGCCCAGTGCTGACTACTGGGAGGACTGGGAGGCATGGGGGGAGTGCAGCCGCAGCTGTGGAAGTGGTGTGACTATGAGGACACGACGATGCATCACATACAG GAATGATGGGGGAAATAGCTGTGTTGGACCTGCTAAGTCTTACCGATCTTGCAATATTCag GACTGTCCTGAAGGATCCAGGGACTTCAGGGAAGAACAGTGTGCGCAGTTTGATGGAATGGACTTCCAGGGAAAGCGCTACAAGTGGCTGCCGTACTATCGAG CCGAGAACCCATGTGAACTCAACTGCATCCCCCAAGGAGAGAGCTTTTTCTACCGCCATCATCCGGCAGTGGTGGACGGCACGCCTTGCTATCCTGGGCGCAGAGACATCTGTGTGGATGGAGTTTGCAAG CGGCTGGGGTGCGACAATATTCTGGAGTCTCCCCAGGAGGAGGACCCATGCCTGCAGTGCGGAGGGAATGGGCAGTCTTGCCATCTGGTCCAGGGCACTTTTGCTATGCGTAATGTACCCTCAG GATACAACCAGATGTTTATCATTCCTGTGGGAGCAACAACCATACGCATCCGAGAAATGGTGCCCACACGCAACTACTTGG CTGTCAAGAACCTACGGGGAGAGTACTACCTGAATGGGGACTGGGTGATTGATTATTCCCGGGCGGCACCCATCGCCGGCACCACGTTGTACTACCAGAGAGGTGCGGAGGGGGACATGGCCCCTGAAAGCATCACGGGCCGAGGTCCTACAACTGAGCCTCTTGTTATTGAG CTTATCAGTCAGGAGGAGAACCAGGGTGTAGAATATGAATACTACATATCCCAGAGCCGGGCCAGAGAAGGTTATTTCTGGAGCTATGGTTCCTGGTCAGAATGCAGCAAGGACTGTGGATCAG GCTACCAGTCCCGCCTAGTGTTCTGTGCGATAGATAATGAAGCCTACCCAGATTACTTGTGCTCCACCCTGCCACGCCCTCTTAGTAACCGCACCTGCAATGTGCAGCCATGTCCTCAGACTCGCAG GATGGCGTACGTGTACCAGCCACAAATATGGAGGCCTTTGGAAAGGTCCAGAGTGCTCGTGTACAG CTGGAAGATGGGGGAGTGGAGTGCCTGCTCTGCTCCGTGTGGGGGTGGCTCTCAGACGCGCAGCGTTCAGTGCATTTCCCACGAAGGAATTGGATCCCGCGTGGTTGAGGACTCCATCTGTGCATCCTACTCATCACAGCCTGTCAGCCAGCAGTCGTGTAACCTTCAGCCCTGTCCTAGGTATAGCGTCACCCGCTGGAGCCAG TGCTCGGTGACCTGTGGGACAGGCGAGCAGACGCGCGAGGTCACGTGCGTAGGGGCGGGGAGCCTGCGGCTTCAGGAGTACTCGTGCAGCGGCCTGCTCCTCCCACAACGCGTCCAGCCCTGTCAGATGCCTGCTTGCCCACTCCAGATTGCCTGGCACATTGGCGACTGGGGCCTG TGCTCTGTGAGCTGTGGTTCGGGGCTTCGTGAAAGGCAGGTGATATGTTCGGACAAAGAGCGGAACCTATACGGGCCAGAGCGGTGCGCGCCCCATCCCAAACCTGTCACAGTGGAGGTGTGCAACCCGCAGTCTTGCTTCAGCCCTCAGC TGGTTCCCAGTAAGCAGGACCCTAGAGGATACGATAATACCTTACATGGCTTCCGCCCTTTCCTCCCCGATGACACCACAACAG TCTACTGGCAGGAGCACGGGGAGACGTGGACAAGCACCTTGTCTGACCCTCAGAGCAGAATCTTACACTGCTCCCAGTCATCTTATGGCTGCTGCCCTGATGGCCACACACATGCAAGGGGCTCTAATGGGCAGGGCTGCCCTCAGAATGACTGCACACAGAGCAG GTATGGCTGCTGTCAGGATGGTGTGACAGCGGCTCAGGGTCACAACAAGGAAGGGTGTGCAGAGTATGGTGTGATCCTAGGGGTGCAG GAGTACAACCCAGCTCCTGTAGAGCCCAGCGATGAGTGCCGTTCTGCTACGTATGGGTGTTGCCATGATGGGGTTACCCTGGCTTCTGGACCCAATGGAGAGGGCTGTCGGATCCCCCCTATGAGTG CTCTACAGCCTGGCTGCTTCTTGCCTCACACTGCCGGTCCTTGCAGTGAATGGATGTCGCGTTATTACTACAGCCAGTCCGCTGGCAAGTGTGTTCACTTCTGGTACGGGggctgccatggcaaccgcaACAACTTCCTGAGCAAGGAAGATTGTGAAAAGGAGTGTCACAGCGTGGTGCGAGGCCAGCCACGGCCCGTCCAGGTGGTGCAGAGGAGGCAGCCGGCGCACAGCCGGGTGCGGGACATGAGGAGAGTGTTTACCGTGAGCCACGGTGGACAGGGATCCAGCGCAGCTACCCAGGCTCACAGAGTGGAGCACCACACACGGCATCCTGTCGAAAACACGATCCAGCACACCTACCCCACAGAGAG CCTTGGTGTGAGCATTGATAAGTCAGACCCCTCCACGGTGGAGGGTCGTGTGGGACAGACTGTGGTGCTGCCCTGCCGGGTGAGCCCACCCCCTTCCTCCACTGTTGTAGTGGAATGGAGAAAAGATGGGGTTGCTGTTCCTGCTGCCAG GCATCAGCAGCAGCCCAACGGCTCTCTGCTCGTTGGGCCTCTTACTCTGCAAGACTCAGGCTGGCTGCTGTGTGTGGCCACAAGGAGGCGTGAAAGAGACCACCGATATATATACCTGTCCGTGTCAG agGGATCCTCAGAGATGGTCCAGCGCCCCTCCGTTAATCAAGATGAGGGTCACTTGTCAAAGGTCAATCAGCCATCTATCAGTCACACGCCAGGAAAGAACTCCCACAG GTTCAGCGTCGATCGGTCAGGCTCCTCCGCGGTGCAGGGCCGGGCGGGGCACGCGGTCACACTTCCTTGCACGGTCACTCCTCCGTCTGCCACCAAATTTGTCAGCGTCGAATGGACCAGAAACGGACGCTCGCTCTCCTCTCGCAG acacacccagaatTCAGATGGGTCGTTGAGTATTAGACAGCTGAGCTCGGAAGATTCTGGTGTCTATACCTGCACCGCCTCTAGTCAGTACCATACAGACCAGCGACAGCTTCAACTCAAAGTGCAAG GAGACCTGAAGATCACTACAGCTCCAAATAATATCCAGGTGACccagggtggcacagcacagCTACCTTGTGTGGTCACTGGGGACAATGTCAGTGTTGGGTGGTCAAG GAACGGTGTTCCAGTGCGTCCAGATGGTCACCGCGTCCAGGTGTCGCCTGACGGCAGTCTGATCTTGAACAACGTGCAACCCTCGGACGAGGGCTCGTACACCTGCAACGCCTACACAGGGACCTACTCCGTGAGCGCCTCGGCGGAGGTGCGCGTCGGCAAGGGCCCGCGGTCGG AGCTCGGAGCAAGGGAGAGCGTCTCCGCGGAGTGTGCGGACCAGCCGGAGCTGGCCAACTGTGACCTGATCGTGTACGCTCGCCTGTGCACCAATGAGTACTACTCCAGCTTCTGCTGTGCCAGCTGTGCTCGCCACGCCCGGGCCTAG
- the paplna gene encoding papilin isoform X2, producing MILLTLAVLQLLPCLAVLVPSADYWEDWEAWGECSRSCGSGVTMRTRRCITYRNDGGNSCVGPAKSYRSCNIQDCPEGSRDFREEQCAQFDGMDFQGKRYKWLPYYRAENPCELNCIPQGESFFYRHHPAVVDGTPCYPGRRDICVDGVCKRLGCDNILESPQEEDPCLQCGGNGQSCHLVQGTFAMRNVPSGYNQMFIIPVGATTIRIREMVPTRNYLAVKNLRGEYYLNGDWVIDYSRAAPIAGTTLYYQRGAEGDMAPESITGRGPTTEPLVIELISQEENQGVEYEYYISQSRAREGYFWSYGSWSECSKDCGSGYQSRLVFCAIDNEAYPDYLCSTLPRPLSNRTCNVQPCPQTRSWKMGEWSACSAPCGGGSQTRSVQCISHEGIGSRVVEDSICASYSSQPVSQQSCNLQPCPRYSVTRWSQCSVTCGTGEQTREVTCVGAGSLRLQEYSCSGLLLPQRVQPCQMPACPLQIAWHIGDWGLCSVSCGSGLRERQVICSDKERNLYGPERCAPHPKPVTVEVCNPQSCFSPQLVPSKQDPRGYDNTLHGFRPFLPDDTTTVYWQEHGETWTSTLSDPQSRILHCSQSSYGCCPDGHTHARGSNGQGCPQNDCTQSRYGCCQDGVTAAQGHNKEGCAEYGVILGVQEYNPAPVEPSDECRSATYGCCHDGVTLASGPNGEGCRIPPMSALQPGCFLPHTAGPCSEWMSRYYYSQSAGKCVHFWYGGCHGNRNNFLSKEDCEKECHSVVRGQPRPVQVVQRRQPAHSRVRDMRRVFTVSHGGQGSSAATQAHRVEHHTRHPVENTIQHTYPTESLGVSIDKSDPSTVEGRVGQTVVLPCRVSPPPSSTVVVEWRKDGVAVPAARHQQQPNGSLLVGPLTLQDSGWLLCVATRRRERDHRYIYLSVSEGSSEMVQRPSVNQDEGHLSKVNQPSISHTPGKNSHRFSVDRSGSSAVQGRAGHAVTLPCTVTPPSATKFVSVEWTRNGRSLSSRRHTQNSDGSLSIRQLSSEDSGVYTCTASSQYHTDQRQLQLKVQGDLKITTAPNNIQVTQGGTAQLPCVVTGDNVSVGWSRNGVPVRPDGHRVQVSPDGSLILNNVQPSDEGSYTCNAYTGTYSVSASAEVRVGKGPRSGTSGSASNFTSPLCCLCTRLPSLFLLVLVLCCSCVSCDRSELGARESVSAECADQPELANCDLIVYARLCTNEYYSSFCCASCARHARA from the exons GTGCCCAGTGCTGACTACTGGGAGGACTGGGAGGCATGGGGGGAGTGCAGCCGCAGCTGTGGAAGTGGTGTGACTATGAGGACACGACGATGCATCACATACAG GAATGATGGGGGAAATAGCTGTGTTGGACCTGCTAAGTCTTACCGATCTTGCAATATTCag GACTGTCCTGAAGGATCCAGGGACTTCAGGGAAGAACAGTGTGCGCAGTTTGATGGAATGGACTTCCAGGGAAAGCGCTACAAGTGGCTGCCGTACTATCGAG CCGAGAACCCATGTGAACTCAACTGCATCCCCCAAGGAGAGAGCTTTTTCTACCGCCATCATCCGGCAGTGGTGGACGGCACGCCTTGCTATCCTGGGCGCAGAGACATCTGTGTGGATGGAGTTTGCAAG CGGCTGGGGTGCGACAATATTCTGGAGTCTCCCCAGGAGGAGGACCCATGCCTGCAGTGCGGAGGGAATGGGCAGTCTTGCCATCTGGTCCAGGGCACTTTTGCTATGCGTAATGTACCCTCAG GATACAACCAGATGTTTATCATTCCTGTGGGAGCAACAACCATACGCATCCGAGAAATGGTGCCCACACGCAACTACTTGG CTGTCAAGAACCTACGGGGAGAGTACTACCTGAATGGGGACTGGGTGATTGATTATTCCCGGGCGGCACCCATCGCCGGCACCACGTTGTACTACCAGAGAGGTGCGGAGGGGGACATGGCCCCTGAAAGCATCACGGGCCGAGGTCCTACAACTGAGCCTCTTGTTATTGAG CTTATCAGTCAGGAGGAGAACCAGGGTGTAGAATATGAATACTACATATCCCAGAGCCGGGCCAGAGAAGGTTATTTCTGGAGCTATGGTTCCTGGTCAGAATGCAGCAAGGACTGTGGATCAG GCTACCAGTCCCGCCTAGTGTTCTGTGCGATAGATAATGAAGCCTACCCAGATTACTTGTGCTCCACCCTGCCACGCCCTCTTAGTAACCGCACCTGCAATGTGCAGCCATGTCCTCAGACTCGCAG CTGGAAGATGGGGGAGTGGAGTGCCTGCTCTGCTCCGTGTGGGGGTGGCTCTCAGACGCGCAGCGTTCAGTGCATTTCCCACGAAGGAATTGGATCCCGCGTGGTTGAGGACTCCATCTGTGCATCCTACTCATCACAGCCTGTCAGCCAGCAGTCGTGTAACCTTCAGCCCTGTCCTAGGTATAGCGTCACCCGCTGGAGCCAG TGCTCGGTGACCTGTGGGACAGGCGAGCAGACGCGCGAGGTCACGTGCGTAGGGGCGGGGAGCCTGCGGCTTCAGGAGTACTCGTGCAGCGGCCTGCTCCTCCCACAACGCGTCCAGCCCTGTCAGATGCCTGCTTGCCCACTCCAGATTGCCTGGCACATTGGCGACTGGGGCCTG TGCTCTGTGAGCTGTGGTTCGGGGCTTCGTGAAAGGCAGGTGATATGTTCGGACAAAGAGCGGAACCTATACGGGCCAGAGCGGTGCGCGCCCCATCCCAAACCTGTCACAGTGGAGGTGTGCAACCCGCAGTCTTGCTTCAGCCCTCAGC TGGTTCCCAGTAAGCAGGACCCTAGAGGATACGATAATACCTTACATGGCTTCCGCCCTTTCCTCCCCGATGACACCACAACAG TCTACTGGCAGGAGCACGGGGAGACGTGGACAAGCACCTTGTCTGACCCTCAGAGCAGAATCTTACACTGCTCCCAGTCATCTTATGGCTGCTGCCCTGATGGCCACACACATGCAAGGGGCTCTAATGGGCAGGGCTGCCCTCAGAATGACTGCACACAGAGCAG GTATGGCTGCTGTCAGGATGGTGTGACAGCGGCTCAGGGTCACAACAAGGAAGGGTGTGCAGAGTATGGTGTGATCCTAGGGGTGCAG GAGTACAACCCAGCTCCTGTAGAGCCCAGCGATGAGTGCCGTTCTGCTACGTATGGGTGTTGCCATGATGGGGTTACCCTGGCTTCTGGACCCAATGGAGAGGGCTGTCGGATCCCCCCTATGAGTG CTCTACAGCCTGGCTGCTTCTTGCCTCACACTGCCGGTCCTTGCAGTGAATGGATGTCGCGTTATTACTACAGCCAGTCCGCTGGCAAGTGTGTTCACTTCTGGTACGGGggctgccatggcaaccgcaACAACTTCCTGAGCAAGGAAGATTGTGAAAAGGAGTGTCACAGCGTGGTGCGAGGCCAGCCACGGCCCGTCCAGGTGGTGCAGAGGAGGCAGCCGGCGCACAGCCGGGTGCGGGACATGAGGAGAGTGTTTACCGTGAGCCACGGTGGACAGGGATCCAGCGCAGCTACCCAGGCTCACAGAGTGGAGCACCACACACGGCATCCTGTCGAAAACACGATCCAGCACACCTACCCCACAGAGAG CCTTGGTGTGAGCATTGATAAGTCAGACCCCTCCACGGTGGAGGGTCGTGTGGGACAGACTGTGGTGCTGCCCTGCCGGGTGAGCCCACCCCCTTCCTCCACTGTTGTAGTGGAATGGAGAAAAGATGGGGTTGCTGTTCCTGCTGCCAG GCATCAGCAGCAGCCCAACGGCTCTCTGCTCGTTGGGCCTCTTACTCTGCAAGACTCAGGCTGGCTGCTGTGTGTGGCCACAAGGAGGCGTGAAAGAGACCACCGATATATATACCTGTCCGTGTCAG agGGATCCTCAGAGATGGTCCAGCGCCCCTCCGTTAATCAAGATGAGGGTCACTTGTCAAAGGTCAATCAGCCATCTATCAGTCACACGCCAGGAAAGAACTCCCACAG GTTCAGCGTCGATCGGTCAGGCTCCTCCGCGGTGCAGGGCCGGGCGGGGCACGCGGTCACACTTCCTTGCACGGTCACTCCTCCGTCTGCCACCAAATTTGTCAGCGTCGAATGGACCAGAAACGGACGCTCGCTCTCCTCTCGCAG acacacccagaatTCAGATGGGTCGTTGAGTATTAGACAGCTGAGCTCGGAAGATTCTGGTGTCTATACCTGCACCGCCTCTAGTCAGTACCATACAGACCAGCGACAGCTTCAACTCAAAGTGCAAG GAGACCTGAAGATCACTACAGCTCCAAATAATATCCAGGTGACccagggtggcacagcacagCTACCTTGTGTGGTCACTGGGGACAATGTCAGTGTTGGGTGGTCAAG GAACGGTGTTCCAGTGCGTCCAGATGGTCACCGCGTCCAGGTGTCGCCTGACGGCAGTCTGATCTTGAACAACGTGCAACCCTCGGACGAGGGCTCGTACACCTGCAACGCCTACACAGGGACCTACTCCGTGAGCGCCTCGGCGGAGGTGCGCGTCGGCAAGGGCCCGCGGTCGGGTACGAGCGGCTCTGCCTCTAACTTCACTTCCCCGCTCTGCTGTCTTTGCACTCGCCTTCCATCCCTCTTTCTGCTAGTCTTGGTCTTGTGCTGCAGTTGCGTTTCATGCGATCGTTCAG AGCTCGGAGCAAGGGAGAGCGTCTCCGCGGAGTGTGCGGACCAGCCGGAGCTGGCCAACTGTGACCTGATCGTGTACGCTCGCCTGTGCACCAATGAGTACTACTCCAGCTTCTGCTGTGCCAGCTGTGCTCGCCACGCCCGGGCCTAG